In one window of Skermanella rosea DNA:
- a CDS encoding lysylphosphatidylglycerol synthase domain-containing protein — protein sequence MKKYAPAITVIAIGIAGFLLYRALGRYSFDEVLSSVAMVPWTRLLTAGGFAAASYACLTGFDALGVRYAGRSLPYRKVALASFTALSIGHNLGFAALSSGAVRYRFYTRWGLAPIEVAQIIVFCGATVLLGLLILGGTALLLHPGLAEQASGFARGTVIGLGAGCLGVAAAYIVLAALMRRPLRLRGWTFRMPGLRLAVGQAVVGTVNFSLVAACLHQILAGIADVSYPAVASAYAIANATALVAHVPGGLGVIEGVVLLLLPGAQVFGALVVFRAVYFLVPLAIGGTAFLVSEAMRRTSSDARA from the coding sequence TTGAAGAAATACGCTCCCGCCATCACCGTGATCGCCATAGGGATCGCGGGTTTCCTGCTCTACCGGGCGCTGGGCCGGTACAGTTTCGATGAGGTGCTTTCCTCGGTCGCCATGGTCCCCTGGACCCGCCTTCTGACGGCGGGCGGCTTCGCCGCGGCCAGCTACGCCTGCCTGACCGGATTCGACGCCCTGGGCGTGCGGTATGCCGGGCGGTCGCTTCCCTACCGGAAGGTGGCGCTCGCCTCCTTCACCGCATTGTCGATCGGGCACAATCTCGGTTTCGCGGCCCTGAGCAGCGGGGCGGTGCGCTACCGCTTCTATACCCGCTGGGGATTGGCGCCGATCGAGGTCGCGCAGATCATCGTTTTCTGCGGCGCCACCGTTCTCCTGGGCCTCCTGATCCTTGGCGGCACCGCGCTGCTGCTCCATCCGGGGCTCGCGGAGCAGGCGTCCGGGTTCGCTCGGGGAACAGTGATCGGCCTGGGCGCCGGCTGTCTCGGCGTGGCGGCGGCCTATATCGTGCTCGCGGCACTCATGCGGCGACCCCTGCGGCTGCGCGGATGGACCTTCAGGATGCCCGGGCTGCGCCTGGCGGTCGGTCAGGCCGTCGTCGGGACGGTGAATTTCTCGCTGGTGGCGGCGTGCCTCCACCAGATCCTGGCCGGCATCGCCGATGTCTCCTACCCGGCGGTGGCCTCCGCCTATGCGATCGCCAACGCCACCGCCCTGGTCGCCCACGTGCCCGGCGGCCTCGGCGTGATAGAGGGCGTCGTCCTGCTCCTTCTGCCCGGGGCACAGGTGTTCGGCGCCCTCGTGGTCTTCCGCGCGGTCTATTTCCTGGTGCCGCTCGCCATCGGCGGGACCGCCTTCCTGGTATCCGAGGCGATGAGGCGGACAAGTTCCGATGCCCGGGCCTGA
- a CDS encoding four-helix bundle copper-binding protein, protein MMVREMIGTHPDVKGNINDALIRCIEECYSCAQTCTACADACLAEDMVKELRQCIRLNLDCADICAATGSIASRRTGSNEELIRLTLQACATACRLCGAECDGHASKHEHCRVCAESCRRCEQACQAALQSMKA, encoded by the coding sequence ATGATGGTTCGCGAAATGATCGGGACGCATCCCGATGTAAAGGGAAACATCAACGACGCCCTGATCCGATGCATCGAGGAGTGCTATTCCTGTGCCCAGACCTGCACCGCCTGCGCGGACGCCTGTCTGGCGGAGGATATGGTGAAGGAGCTCCGCCAGTGCATTCGGCTGAATCTCGACTGCGCGGACATCTGCGCGGCGACCGGTTCGATCGCGTCGCGCCGGACCGGGTCGAACGAGGAACTGATCCGCCTGACGCTGCAGGCCTGCGCGACCGCCTGCCGCCTGTGCGGCGCGGAATGCGACGGCCATGCGTCGAAGCACGAGCATTGCCGGGTCTGCGCGGAGTCGTGCCGCCGGTGCGAGCAGGCGTGCCAAGCCGCGCTCCAGAGCATGAAGGCCTGA
- a CDS encoding phospholipase D-like domain-containing protein has translation MAPFDRAAVLIDAADYFERLEEALLRAQRSVLIVGWDFDGRIALRPRSGPQGRRPLSHLLRGLVEERPGLEVRILVWDYSVFYGQSAPKPLLMGADWQHHPRIHLRLDREHPLNASHHQKLVCIDDAVAFAGGMDLTVQRWDTPRHGMDDACRIDPDGAAYDPVHDLQMIVDGAVAGALADLIRRRWEDATGETLGPVEAPGDPWPPGLEPDFTNGSIGISRTVPPRKTAPAIREVAELTLDALGSAREAIYIEAQYLTAPAVGDCLADHLAADDGPEIVIVTSEDFHGVVERFVMGSNRDRLVRRLKSADRHHRLRAGSPVVPSAGGEQEILVHSKLLVVDDRFLRLGSSNLNNRSMGLDTECDLALEARDDETRRVIVRLRNRLIAEHLGTSVERLESVLAVERSLLRAVDGLNGGPRRLRPFRCLDGTGPTTTLPGTGLFDPDAPFEPLRILGRVWDR, from the coding sequence GTGGCGCCCTTCGACCGGGCGGCCGTCCTGATCGACGCCGCCGATTACTTCGAACGGCTGGAGGAGGCCTTGCTCCGGGCGCAGCGCTCCGTCCTGATCGTCGGCTGGGACTTCGACGGCCGGATCGCGCTCCGCCCCCGTTCCGGACCGCAAGGGCGCCGCCCCCTCAGCCACCTGCTGCGCGGCCTGGTGGAGGAGCGGCCCGGGCTGGAAGTGCGGATACTGGTCTGGGACTATTCGGTGTTCTACGGGCAGAGCGCCCCGAAGCCCCTTCTCATGGGTGCCGACTGGCAGCACCATCCGCGCATCCACCTGCGCCTGGACCGCGAGCATCCGCTGAACGCCTCCCATCACCAGAAGCTGGTCTGCATAGACGACGCGGTGGCATTCGCGGGCGGCATGGATCTTACCGTCCAGCGATGGGACACGCCGCGCCACGGCATGGATGACGCCTGCCGCATCGATCCCGATGGTGCCGCCTACGATCCCGTCCACGACCTGCAGATGATCGTCGACGGTGCCGTGGCCGGAGCGCTCGCCGACCTGATCCGGCGCCGCTGGGAGGACGCCACCGGCGAGACGCTCGGCCCTGTGGAAGCACCCGGGGATCCCTGGCCCCCGGGCCTCGAACCGGACTTCACGAATGGCTCGATCGGCATTTCCCGAACCGTTCCGCCCCGAAAGACGGCCCCCGCGATCCGGGAGGTGGCGGAACTGACCCTCGATGCCCTCGGGTCCGCCCGCGAAGCGATCTACATCGAGGCGCAGTACCTGACCGCGCCGGCGGTCGGCGACTGCCTGGCGGACCATCTGGCCGCCGACGACGGCCCGGAGATCGTCATCGTCACGTCGGAAGACTTCCACGGGGTCGTCGAGCGCTTCGTCATGGGTTCCAATCGCGACCGGCTGGTGCGCCGCCTGAAGTCGGCCGACCGCCATCACCGCCTGCGGGCCGGCTCCCCGGTCGTGCCATCCGCCGGGGGCGAGCAGGAGATCCTGGTCCATTCCAAGCTGCTGGTCGTCGACGACCGGTTCCTGCGCCTGGGCTCCTCCAACCTGAACAACCGTTCCATGGGTCTCGACACGGAATGCGACCTCGCCCTGGAGGCCCGGGACGACGAGACCCGCCGAGTCATCGTCCGGCTGAGGAACCGCCTGATCGCTGAGCATCTCGGCACCAGCGTCGAGCGGCTGGAAAGCGTCCTGGCCGTCGAGCGTTCCCTGCTGCGCGCGGTGGACGGCCTGAACGGAGGGCCGCGGAGGCTCAGGCCCTTCCGGTGCCTGGACGGGACGGGACCGACCACGACCCTGCCCGGGACGGGCCTGTTCGATCCGGACGCCCCGTTCGAGCCGCTGCGGATCCTGGGCAGGGTATGGGATCGTTGA
- a CDS encoding sigma-70 family RNA polymerase sigma factor, with translation MDQVLTVDVVPHIPMLKRYAMKLARNPPDADDLVQDCLLRALARAHQFEPGTNLPAWLMTILRNLFINRYQRGRRIVEVELEPEIAEVSMDAPQVHSVALQDAAMAIQDLKPDQRRLIEKCGVEGVSYEDAAAELGVSVGTIRSRLSRARSQLRDQVTGRIRPAYLRTATVNDRAGAMRHQAPVHAPVHQAPVHQAPERPDREEQDAETSISVGVEPERIVETGKDRMIAPPGGAGAPAMPTGGAQPFAGPDAPFPGKHRNSWSVLRSAMPWCGIQSRHAHRNVAPPGSPSGAPPPRQEFLLARMRDSEVVVERGGSRGGGPPSPVTPPR, from the coding sequence ATGGATCAAGTTCTGACCGTGGATGTCGTTCCGCATATCCCCATGCTGAAACGCTACGCCATGAAGCTGGCCCGAAACCCGCCGGATGCCGACGACCTGGTGCAGGACTGTCTCCTCCGTGCCCTGGCCCGCGCACACCAGTTCGAACCCGGGACCAATCTTCCGGCCTGGCTGATGACGATCCTGCGCAACCTTTTCATAAACCGGTACCAGCGTGGCCGGCGCATCGTGGAAGTGGAACTGGAGCCGGAAATCGCCGAGGTTTCCATGGACGCTCCCCAGGTCCACAGCGTCGCACTGCAGGATGCCGCGATGGCGATCCAGGATCTGAAGCCCGACCAGCGGCGGCTGATCGAGAAATGCGGTGTCGAGGGCGTTTCCTACGAGGATGCCGCCGCGGAGCTGGGCGTGTCCGTCGGCACGATCCGCTCGCGCCTGTCCCGGGCGCGCAGCCAGTTGCGCGACCAGGTTACCGGCCGCATACGCCCCGCGTATCTCAGGACCGCGACCGTGAATGATCGAGCCGGAGCGATGCGGCATCAGGCTCCCGTTCACGCTCCCGTTCACCAGGCTCCCGTGCATCAGGCCCCGGAGCGCCCGGACCGGGAAGAGCAGGACGCAGAGACATCAATCTCCGTCGGCGTCGAGCCTGAACGGATCGTGGAAACGGGCAAGGACAGGATGATCGCGCCGCCCGGCGGGGCCGGAGCGCCTGCGATGCCGACCGGCGGCGCCCAGCCGTTCGCCGGGCCTGACGCACCTTTCCCTGGAAAACACCGGAACTCATGGTCCGTGCTCCGCTCGGCGATGCCCTGGTGCGGAATACAAAGCCGGCATGCGCACCGGAACGTCGCACCTCCCGGTTCCCCGTCGGGCGCGCCGCCGCCCCGGCAGGAATTCCTGCTCGCCCGGATGCGGGATTCGGAGGTCGTGGTCGAGAGAGGCGGCAGCCGAGGGGGCGGTCCCCCCTCTCCCGTCACGCCGCCCCGATGA
- a CDS encoding sensor histidine kinase: MLASVHRRFPTGFGTGIDKASQPLLLLVLTAAIPILLFGLWASHLSAEKKRSDSRRDILERVEDVTERVSSELQNHLGKLQGLAASSALDGDDLRNFYTEARRLKADNPLWHTVELADPSGAQVLNLLRPLGRDLGPSAERSSFDKVVQTRQPAVSGIGPIGPVSGLQLVALRVPVVRDDRLRFVLSVAFEPKSISAILRDAGVPAGWIGGVVDARGNLVARTLDEGFTIGNPASETSREAVTRAPGGFYRGKTLEGVDVEVAYQLLPHTDGWSVHFGISSELLDAPVEKSQYLLAGGGILSLVLAGALSIVVARDIAQRRHYERTRATLMLQASEEHRAMALEAAALGTWRWNAENDRLEACARAAELLGLPRLSPSGEINAWQHRHMQDAVHPDDRPRVDEAVQQCLKGDRPIEIEFRTVRRDESVHWVRLIGRCQRIEENGPELLQGVIADIDHRKQADARHNALLRQLAQAQEDERRHIARELHDQVGQTVTGLAFGLKGLEQGLEQAPGTKPLIERVHWLRNLTAEIGRDLHRVAANLRPTALDDLGLEKALRTYAADWSERYAVPVDIQSIGSDGRLPAETETVVYRVVQEALTNVLKHASASFVSILLERKTNHLRIIIEDNGRGFDTAGILGDNAAAGANGIPHLGLSGIRERLSLIGGSVMIESSPGAGTSLYVQVPVPQNQQRSDS, translated from the coding sequence ATGCTGGCAAGTGTTCACAGGCGTTTTCCGACCGGTTTCGGAACCGGCATCGACAAAGCCAGCCAGCCGCTGTTGCTGCTGGTCCTGACCGCCGCGATACCCATCCTGCTGTTCGGCCTATGGGCCTCCCATCTCTCCGCGGAAAAGAAGCGGTCCGACAGCCGCCGGGACATACTGGAAAGGGTCGAGGACGTCACCGAACGGGTGTCGTCCGAACTGCAGAACCATCTGGGGAAACTGCAGGGGCTGGCCGCCTCCTCCGCGCTCGACGGCGACGATCTTCGGAACTTCTACACCGAGGCACGCCGGCTGAAGGCCGACAATCCGCTCTGGCACACCGTCGAACTTGCCGACCCTTCAGGCGCCCAGGTGCTCAACCTGCTGCGTCCCTTGGGGCGGGACCTGGGACCTTCCGCCGAGCGTTCCAGCTTCGACAAGGTCGTCCAGACCCGGCAGCCCGCCGTCAGCGGGATCGGCCCGATCGGCCCGGTTTCAGGCCTGCAGCTGGTCGCCTTGCGCGTTCCCGTCGTCCGCGACGACCGACTCCGGTTCGTCCTCTCCGTGGCGTTCGAACCGAAGTCGATCAGCGCGATCCTGCGGGACGCCGGCGTACCGGCGGGCTGGATCGGCGGCGTGGTCGACGCGCGCGGCAACCTCGTGGCCCGCACCCTCGACGAGGGCTTCACGATAGGCAATCCCGCGAGCGAGACGTCGCGGGAGGCCGTGACCCGCGCGCCGGGAGGTTTCTACCGCGGCAAGACCCTGGAGGGGGTCGACGTGGAGGTGGCATATCAGCTGCTGCCCCATACCGACGGCTGGTCGGTGCATTTCGGCATATCCAGCGAACTGCTCGACGCACCGGTGGAGAAGTCGCAATACCTCCTGGCCGGCGGCGGCATCCTCAGCCTGGTGCTGGCCGGGGCCCTCTCCATCGTGGTGGCGCGCGACATCGCGCAGCGGCGGCATTACGAGCGGACCAGGGCCACCCTGATGCTGCAGGCGAGCGAGGAGCATCGCGCCATGGCGCTCGAGGCCGCGGCCCTGGGAACATGGCGCTGGAACGCCGAGAACGACAGGTTGGAGGCCTGCGCCCGGGCGGCCGAGCTGCTCGGCCTTCCACGGCTGTCCCCATCCGGTGAGATCAACGCCTGGCAGCACCGGCACATGCAGGATGCCGTCCATCCGGACGACCGGCCCCGGGTGGACGAGGCGGTCCAGCAGTGCCTGAAGGGAGACCGGCCGATCGAAATCGAGTTCAGGACGGTTCGCCGGGACGAAAGCGTGCATTGGGTTCGCCTCATCGGGAGATGCCAGCGTATCGAGGAGAACGGACCCGAGCTTCTTCAGGGCGTCATCGCCGACATCGACCATCGCAAGCAGGCCGACGCCCGCCACAACGCGCTGCTTCGGCAACTGGCGCAGGCCCAGGAGGACGAGCGGAGACACATCGCGCGCGAGCTGCACGACCAGGTCGGCCAGACCGTCACCGGGCTGGCGTTCGGGCTGAAAGGGCTCGAACAGGGGCTTGAGCAGGCTCCGGGGACGAAGCCGCTGATCGAACGGGTCCATTGGCTGCGCAACCTGACCGCCGAAATCGGCCGCGACCTGCATCGTGTCGCGGCCAACCTTCGCCCGACGGCGCTCGACGACCTGGGGCTGGAAAAGGCCCTGCGGACCTATGCGGCGGACTGGAGCGAGCGGTACGCGGTTCCCGTCGATATCCAGTCGATCGGAAGCGACGGCCGTCTCCCGGCGGAAACGGAAACCGTCGTCTACCGCGTCGTGCAGGAGGCGCTGACCAACGTGCTGAAGCACGCGTCCGCCTCCTTCGTCAGCATATTGCTCGAGCGCAAGACCAATCATCTCCGCATCATCATCGAGGACAACGGCCGGGGCTTCGATACGGCAGGCATCCTGGGGGACAATGCCGCCGCAGGCGCGAACGGCATCCCTCACCTGGGCCTGTCCGGCATCCGCGAGCGCCTGTCCCTGATCGGCGGTTCGGTGATGATCGAGTCCTCGCCCGGCGCGGGGACGTCGCTCTACGTACAGGTCCCGGTTCCACAGAATCAGCAGAGGTCGGACTCATGA
- a CDS encoding AsmA family protein: MARMLGTITAVILGLASLCAGLVVMAGSAITFLEGERLAAVAGWAATKVAGREVVVGGPVTIDWGRPTVVTAYRISVDNPDWASHPDLLDVATLRVGLDPASLLALDPAIPLLDVEQPKAFLERDASGRTTWRGLLGSGGKTSEPGLDLHGLERVLVVDGTVTYRDAGSGTIPSGRLSQLRIEATDAASPIAIQATAEASDPPRPDVPPLQVSGTAMSLNDLRAEGAADGDGAPVRIDLAAAESKLTAEGQLVDPLGTRKLDLRLTGSGPDAGTILRYLDMRMAPRPGWRLEAEVSGSHPSWQVGKLTMDLGDTTVQGTADLDLSGQHPSVSANLWAMPLALDQLREIAAGLDTGNASGGQDPDGGAGLPLDMLTRFDGDIRLVADPIRSSGLPVSSLTAEARVTEGTLTVDPLQLSGAGGTATGRLVVNAAARPASHSAHAELNDLALDALLDLVGTAVPARGTVGGSLDLRASGSTVDRILSTLAVAADLSMDGHVRNVPLDLGVHIGEDGQPSGGTVPIRIQGTVAETDLSVTGSLDSGTATLDNPPAWDLEVRAHGPSLAPILEIAGVQAGTPGLGHRLEANVHYEGSTAKVADLLAVVGASRATGSGSLDLSGDRPMVRADLSVDRLALDELRGLAPSSPDGSGGESAGDGSGDGGVIPATSLPFDRLKQVDARLSVQVAEFSGTDLPLSGLSAEATLDKGVLRVQPLAVDFAEGRTRTTATLDANARPPALHGQVSAERISSDALLTSLGVTQKVQGLVSGSMTLDSAGNTPDALAAGLDGQVRFYITDGRINTKLVNALALSFTQVLDLLFSSDDSTPVDCMIGSFDVTDGVVDPETLIFATPEVAIRGKGRIDLAEETLDLRFTPHPRERRFFSIAVPIELGGTLSDPTIDLGASLGAELARNRACRTALDRVSENRDIPSAQDDTTAQDP; this comes from the coding sequence ATGGCCCGCATGCTCGGGACGATAACCGCCGTGATCCTCGGCTTGGCCTCCCTTTGCGCAGGGCTGGTCGTGATGGCCGGCAGCGCCATCACGTTCCTGGAAGGCGAGAGGCTTGCCGCCGTCGCGGGATGGGCTGCAACCAAGGTTGCCGGCCGGGAAGTCGTCGTCGGCGGGCCGGTCACCATCGACTGGGGGCGCCCGACGGTCGTGACCGCATACCGGATCTCGGTTGACAACCCCGACTGGGCCAGCCACCCCGACCTGCTCGATGTCGCGACGCTGCGCGTCGGACTGGATCCGGCAAGCCTGCTGGCGCTGGATCCGGCCATTCCGCTGTTGGATGTCGAGCAGCCCAAGGCCTTCCTGGAACGCGACGCGTCCGGCAGGACCACCTGGCGGGGTCTCCTCGGTTCCGGTGGGAAGACGTCCGAACCGGGTCTCGATCTCCATGGCCTCGAGCGGGTACTGGTCGTCGACGGAACCGTCACCTACCGTGACGCGGGTTCCGGTACGATCCCTTCCGGGCGGCTGTCGCAGCTGAGGATCGAGGCGACGGACGCGGCCAGCCCGATCGCCATCCAGGCCACGGCGGAAGCGAGCGATCCTCCAAGGCCGGATGTGCCGCCGCTCCAGGTCAGCGGCACCGCGATGTCGCTGAACGACTTGCGCGCGGAAGGTGCCGCCGACGGCGACGGGGCGCCCGTGCGGATCGACCTGGCGGCGGCGGAGTCCAAGCTCACGGCCGAAGGGCAACTCGTCGACCCCTTGGGTACCCGCAAGCTGGATCTGCGGCTGACCGGTTCCGGGCCCGATGCCGGGACCATCCTCCGGTACCTGGACATGCGGATGGCGCCCCGGCCGGGTTGGCGCCTCGAAGCGGAAGTGAGCGGCAGCCATCCTAGCTGGCAGGTCGGAAAGCTGACGATGGACCTGGGCGATACCACCGTCCAGGGAACCGCCGACCTGGACCTGTCCGGCCAGCACCCCTCCGTTTCGGCCAACCTGTGGGCCATGCCCCTGGCCCTGGACCAGCTGCGGGAAATCGCCGCCGGGCTGGATACCGGGAATGCGTCGGGCGGGCAGGACCCGGATGGCGGCGCCGGGCTGCCGCTGGACATGCTGACCCGTTTCGACGGCGACATCCGACTGGTCGCCGACCCGATCCGGTCGTCCGGACTGCCGGTTTCATCCCTGACCGCCGAGGCCCGCGTGACGGAGGGCACCTTGACCGTGGATCCCCTCCAGCTTTCGGGAGCCGGCGGAACGGCGACCGGACGGCTCGTGGTCAATGCGGCGGCACGGCCCGCCTCGCACAGCGCCCACGCGGAACTGAATGATCTGGCGTTGGACGCGCTTCTCGATCTGGTCGGGACCGCGGTGCCGGCCCGGGGAACGGTCGGGGGCAGCCTGGATCTCCGTGCCAGCGGGAGCACGGTCGACCGCATCCTGTCGACCCTGGCGGTGGCGGCCGACCTGTCGATGGACGGCCACGTTCGGAACGTCCCGCTCGACCTCGGCGTCCATATCGGCGAGGACGGCCAGCCCTCCGGCGGCACGGTGCCGATCCGGATCCAGGGAACCGTCGCCGAAACCGATCTGTCGGTGACCGGTTCCCTGGATTCCGGCACCGCCACCCTGGACAACCCGCCCGCGTGGGACCTGGAGGTGCGCGCGCATGGCCCCAGCCTGGCTCCGATCCTGGAAATCGCGGGCGTCCAGGCCGGTACGCCGGGCCTCGGCCACCGGCTGGAGGCGAATGTCCATTATGAGGGGAGCACGGCGAAGGTCGCCGATCTCCTGGCGGTGGTCGGCGCGAGCCGGGCCACGGGTTCGGGCAGCCTGGACCTGTCCGGCGACCGGCCGATGGTTCGCGCCGACCTCTCCGTCGACCGTCTCGCCCTGGACGAGCTTCGCGGGCTGGCGCCGTCCTCGCCCGACGGTTCCGGCGGCGAGTCCGCGGGCGACGGCTCAGGTGACGGGGGCGTCATTCCCGCCACATCCCTGCCCTTCGACCGCCTGAAGCAAGTGGACGCCCGTCTCTCCGTCCAGGTGGCGGAGTTCAGCGGCACCGACCTGCCGCTCTCCGGCCTGAGCGCGGAGGCGACGCTGGACAAGGGGGTGCTGAGGGTCCAGCCGCTGGCCGTCGACTTCGCCGAGGGGCGGACCCGCACGACGGCCACCCTGGACGCCAACGCACGGCCGCCGGCGCTTCACGGGCAGGTATCGGCGGAGCGGATCAGCAGCGATGCCCTGCTGACGTCGCTCGGCGTGACGCAGAAGGTCCAGGGCCTCGTCTCGGGATCGATGACGCTCGACAGCGCCGGCAATACGCCGGACGCACTCGCCGCCGGGCTGGATGGGCAGGTGCGGTTCTACATAACGGACGGCCGGATCAATACGAAGCTGGTCAATGCCCTCGCCCTGTCGTTCACCCAGGTGCTCGACCTGCTGTTTTCGTCCGACGATTCGACGCCGGTGGACTGCATGATCGGATCGTTCGACGTGACGGACGGGGTCGTGGACCCGGAAACCCTCATCTTCGCCACGCCGGAGGTCGCCATCAGGGGCAAGGGGCGGATCGACCTGGCCGAGGAGACCCTCGACCTGCGCTTCACGCCCCATCCCAGGGAACGCCGGTTCTTCAGCATTGCCGTCCCGATCGAGCTGGGCGGAACGCTGTCCGATCCGACCATAGACCTGGGCGCGTCGCTGGGAGCGGAACTCGCCCGGAACCGGGCATGCCGGACGGCCCTGGACCGCGTGTCGGAAAACCGGGATATACCGTCCGCGCAGGACGACACGACGGCCCAGGACCCCTGA
- a CDS encoding TIGR02587 family membrane protein — translation MEQANRTDFMGLARAFGGAIVFAFPLLMTMEMWWLGFYLDRLRLALFLTVNFPVLIGLSYYSGIKDTFDWRDDVVDALTAYMVGFVSSAVMLAMMGIVMPDQHWQEILGKISLQAVPASIGAILARQQLGGDERYGDETEHRKEDASYRGELFLMMAGALFMAFNVAPTEEMVLIAYKMTEWHALALAFTSILLLHVFVYTVGFGGQERREGAFLHVLLRFTITGYAIALLVSLYVLWTFGRTDAAGIFETAKMMVVIGFPGALGAALARLIL, via the coding sequence ATGGAACAGGCGAATCGGACCGACTTCATGGGGCTTGCGCGCGCGTTCGGCGGCGCCATCGTCTTCGCGTTTCCGTTATTGATGACGATGGAGATGTGGTGGCTGGGCTTCTATCTCGACCGGCTGCGCCTGGCACTCTTCCTGACGGTCAATTTTCCCGTGCTGATCGGTCTTTCCTACTATTCCGGCATCAAGGACACCTTCGACTGGCGAGACGATGTCGTGGACGCGCTCACGGCCTATATGGTCGGCTTCGTTTCCTCGGCCGTCATGCTGGCGATGATGGGTATCGTCATGCCCGACCAGCACTGGCAGGAGATCCTCGGCAAGATCTCTCTCCAGGCGGTTCCGGCCAGCATCGGGGCCATACTGGCGCGCCAGCAACTCGGCGGCGACGAAAGATACGGGGACGAGACGGAGCACCGCAAGGAAGACGCCTCCTACAGGGGCGAGCTGTTCCTGATGATGGCGGGGGCGCTCTTCATGGCGTTCAACGTCGCTCCCACCGAGGAGATGGTCCTGATCGCCTACAAGATGACGGAATGGCACGCCCTGGCGCTGGCGTTCACCTCGATCCTGCTCCTGCACGTCTTCGTCTATACGGTCGGCTTCGGCGGGCAGGAGCGCCGGGAGGGCGCGTTCCTCCATGTCCTCCTGCGGTTTACCATCACGGGGTACGCGATCGCCCTGCTGGTCAGCCTCTATGTGCTCTGGACCTTCGGGCGCACCGACGCCGCCGGGATCTTCGAGACCGCGAAGATGATGGTGGTGATCGGCTTCCCCGGCGCGCTCGGCGCGGCGCTCGCCCGGCTCATACTGTAG
- a CDS encoding response regulator produces MTDIRVAVADDHPVVLAGIKALLQAAPEITLVGDATTGRAAIELIRQAAPDIAVIDISLPDLSGLDIARHVAETCPKVKLLALTVHEDRGYVQLLLQAGVRGYILKRSAAEDLVRAIRAVAAGGVFLDPEIADKALPETAHNGSASSEKEHLSQRETEVLRLTAQGFSNKEIAARLDVSIKTVETYKARASEKLNLRTRVDIVRYGVAHGWLESI; encoded by the coding sequence ATGACAGACATCCGCGTCGCAGTGGCGGACGACCATCCCGTGGTCCTGGCCGGCATCAAGGCGCTGCTTCAGGCGGCGCCCGAGATCACGCTCGTCGGCGACGCCACCACGGGCAGGGCCGCCATCGAGTTGATCCGGCAGGCCGCCCCGGACATCGCGGTCATCGACATCTCCCTCCCCGATCTCAGCGGGCTGGACATCGCCCGCCATGTCGCGGAGACCTGCCCCAAGGTCAAGCTGCTGGCACTGACGGTCCACGAGGACCGGGGTTACGTCCAGCTGCTGCTGCAAGCCGGCGTCAGGGGCTATATCCTGAAGCGGTCCGCGGCCGAGGATCTCGTCCGGGCCATCCGCGCCGTCGCGGCCGGAGGCGTCTTCCTCGATCCGGAAATAGCGGACAAGGCGCTTCCGGAGACGGCGCACAACGGGTCGGCGTCGTCGGAAAAGGAACATCTCAGCCAGCGCGAGACGGAGGTCCTAAGGCTGACGGCGCAGGGTTTCAGCAACAAGGAGATCGCGGCCCGGCTCGACGTGAGCATCAAGACCGTCGAGACCTACAAGGCGCGGGCGTCCGAGAAACTGAACCTGCGCACCCGGGTGGACATAGTCCGCTACGGCGTCGCCCACGGCTGGCTGGAAAGCATCTGA